A stretch of Gammaproteobacteria bacterium DNA encodes these proteins:
- the ybgF gene encoding tol-pal system protein YbgF, protein MARGTRYGPLLALSAAVLAALAPGLAPAQGRMSVEDRLGRLERQLDSNTLVDILDRLDRLTREVRELRGEVEDHSGAVSDLSRRQKELFLDLDRRLKRMEGGAGSAAAESAASSGTAPSQRPAAGAASGATGAQASSAGAAAGPAAGPTASAAPAASAGPAPAAAAPAAAAAGADPLKEQNQYQQAFGLLKEGRYDQASKAFGTFLKTYPSGPYSDNAQYWLGESYYVNRQFQPAMTEFNKLVQTYPDSAKVSHAKLKMGLIYAETGETERARKALEEVATRYPTTPQGRLARERLEKMKAEGK, encoded by the coding sequence ATGGCTCGCGGAACCCGCTACGGGCCGCTGCTGGCCCTGTCCGCTGCGGTGCTGGCCGCCCTGGCTCCCGGCCTCGCGCCGGCCCAGGGCCGCATGTCGGTCGAGGACCGCCTCGGGCGCCTGGAGCGCCAGCTGGATAGCAACACCCTGGTGGACATCCTGGACCGGCTCGACCGGCTCACCCGTGAGGTGCGCGAGCTGCGAGGGGAGGTCGAGGACCACTCCGGCGCCGTATCCGACCTCTCCCGCCGCCAGAAGGAGCTCTTCCTCGACCTCGACCGCCGCCTGAAGCGGATGGAAGGGGGCGCGGGCTCCGCTGCCGCGGAGAGCGCCGCGTCTTCCGGGACCGCGCCCTCTCAGCGGCCCGCGGCGGGGGCCGCAAGCGGGGCCACGGGGGCTCAGGCGTCTTCCGCGGGGGCCGCCGCGGGACCCGCCGCTGGGCCCACAGCCTCCGCGGCGCCGGCAGCCTCTGCAGGGCCGGCGCCTGCGGCGGCAGCCCCCGCAGCCGCGGCCGCCGGGGCCGACCCCCTGAAGGAGCAGAACCAGTACCAGCAGGCCTTCGGCCTGCTCAAGGAAGGCCGCTACGACCAGGCATCCAAGGCCTTCGGCACCTTTCTCAAGACCTACCCCTCCGGGCCCTACTCGGACAACGCCCAGTACTGGCTCGGCGAGAGCTACTACGTGAATCGCCAGTTCCAGCCGGCGATGACGGAGTTCAACAAGCTCGTCCAGACCTACCCCGACAGCGCCAAGGTGAGCCACGCGAAGCTGAAGATGGGACTCATCTACGCGGAGACGGGCGAGACCGAGCGCGCCAGGAAGGCCCTGGAAGAGGTGGCAACCCGCTACCCCACCACCCCCCAGGGCCGTCTCGCCCGGGAACGCCTGGAGAAGATGAAGGCCGAGGGGAAATAG
- a CDS encoding OmpA family protein, with translation MSARFWKPLLVASLLLPLAACQTVGTQDDEGIAVEDRAAGSSVSTSGLDEAGGRVRGIGGVGGVGGVAGASGLAGSWRGKSVDDPTSPLSKRVIYFDYDSDEVREEYRSTLEAHSAYLAEKRAAATLEGNTDERGSREYNLGLGERRAQAVRRLMTAYGAGGNQLRAVSFGEEKPAADGGDESAWSLNRRVEIVYGSR, from the coding sequence ATGTCTGCGAGATTCTGGAAGCCGTTGTTGGTCGCCTCCCTGCTGCTCCCCCTGGCCGCGTGCCAGACCGTGGGCACCCAGGACGACGAAGGTATCGCGGTGGAAGACCGGGCGGCGGGGTCGTCGGTCTCGACCTCCGGCCTGGACGAGGCCGGGGGCCGCGTTCGCGGAATCGGTGGTGTCGGTGGTGTCGGTGGTGTCGCCGGGGCCTCCGGGCTCGCGGGGAGCTGGCGCGGCAAGTCGGTCGACGACCCGACGAGCCCGCTCTCCAAGCGGGTCATCTACTTCGACTACGACAGTGACGAGGTGCGCGAAGAGTACCGCTCGACGCTGGAGGCCCACTCCGCCTACCTCGCCGAGAAGCGCGCCGCCGCGACCCTGGAAGGGAACACCGACGAGCGCGGCTCGCGCGAGTACAACCTCGGTCTCGGCGAGCGCAGGGCCCAGGCGGTGCGCCGGCTCATGACCGCCTACGGCGCCGGGGGCAATCAGCTGCGCGCGGTGAGCTTCGGCGAAGAGAAGCCCGCCGCCGACGGCGGCGATGAGTCGGCCTGGTCGCTGAACCGGCGGGTCGAGATCGTCTACGGGTCGCGCTGA
- the tolB gene encoding Tol-Pal system beta propeller repeat protein TolB, which translates to MRVRRALLQVLWAVALLTTGAREAAAVLTIRITQGTEGAQPIAIVPFAATGSLPVDVAEVVAADLARTGRFAPIAERDLPARPAEASQVDFGDWRKLGTENLVIGRVRPEGGAYSVEFHLLDVFKGQQLAGYAIPARNDTLRRAAHKVADLIYEKLTGERGAFATRVAYVTESRGATGNRRYSLEVADSDGANPNTVLESGQPILSPAWSPNGRRLAYVSFEDGGSAVYIQDLASGRRERVAAFEGINSAPAWSPDGTRLALTLSRDGNPDVYVLDIATRQLLRLTDNPAIDTEPNWAPDGSSLVFTSDRGGKPQIYRVASGGGAARRVTFEGDYNARAVHSPDGKRVAMIHGARGSYRIGLLDLDTGAMRVLTETRLDESPSFSPNGSMVLYASGGRGGTLEAVSVDGRVRQRLSVSSGTVREPAWSPFLD; encoded by the coding sequence ATGAGAGTGCGCAGAGCGCTACTGCAAGTCTTGTGGGCCGTGGCCCTGCTGACCACGGGCGCGCGGGAGGCCGCGGCGGTTCTCACGATCCGCATCACCCAGGGCACCGAGGGGGCGCAGCCGATCGCCATCGTGCCGTTCGCCGCCACCGGGTCGCTGCCCGTGGACGTCGCGGAGGTCGTCGCAGCGGACCTGGCCCGCACCGGCCGCTTCGCACCCATCGCGGAGCGCGACCTGCCGGCGCGCCCCGCGGAGGCGAGCCAGGTGGACTTCGGCGACTGGCGCAAGCTCGGCACCGAGAACCTGGTGATCGGCCGGGTTCGGCCCGAGGGCGGTGCGTACAGCGTCGAGTTCCATCTCCTCGACGTGTTCAAGGGACAGCAGCTCGCCGGATACGCCATACCGGCGCGCAACGACACCCTGCGCCGCGCCGCCCACAAGGTGGCGGACCTGATCTACGAGAAGCTGACGGGAGAGCGGGGCGCCTTCGCCACCCGCGTCGCCTACGTCACCGAGTCCCGCGGGGCGACGGGCAACCGGCGCTACTCGCTCGAGGTTGCCGACAGCGACGGGGCCAACCCCAACACCGTCCTCGAGTCGGGGCAGCCCATCCTGTCCCCGGCCTGGTCCCCGAACGGGCGCCGGCTCGCCTACGTCTCCTTCGAGGACGGCGGCTCGGCCGTCTACATCCAGGACCTGGCGAGCGGGCGGCGCGAGCGCGTCGCCGCCTTCGAAGGCATCAACAGCGCCCCGGCCTGGTCGCCCGACGGGACGCGCCTCGCCCTCACGCTCTCGCGCGACGGCAACCCGGACGTCTACGTCCTCGACATCGCCACCCGCCAGCTCCTGCGCCTGACCGACAACCCGGCCATCGACACCGAGCCGAACTGGGCCCCGGACGGCAGCTCGCTCGTCTTCACCTCCGACCGGGGCGGCAAGCCCCAGATCTACCGGGTCGCGAGCGGGGGCGGGGCCGCCCGGCGAGTCACCTTCGAGGGCGACTACAACGCACGCGCGGTCCATTCGCCCGACGGCAAGCGGGTCGCCATGATCCACGGCGCACGCGGGAGCTACCGCATCGGCCTGCTGGACCTCGACACCGGGGCGATGCGCGTGCTCACCGAAACCCGGCTCGACGAGTCGCCGAGCTTCTCGCCGAACGGCTCGATGGTGCTCTACGCCAGCGGCGGACGCGGCGGAACGCTCGAGGCCGTTTCGGTGGACGGCCGTGTGCGCCAGCGTCTCAGCGTCAGCTCCGGCACCGTGCGCGAGCCCGCGTGGTCCCCTTTCCTCGACTGA
- the tolA gene encoding cell envelope integrity protein TolA, with protein sequence MARGVFDSIRSGLLAVLVHLAFLALLLFSLDWTPKITGGSPQPEVVQAVAVDEQKVRKELQQLQSQDQRKRQAEEERKRRLEEQAARAREQREAEEERTETARREAEAEKARRQAEAERLERLREEQQQVEAERRTGEERLSRIAAEQKAAEERKRTAEEDQRRAEEQRRQAEAEHRRAEEQRLHAEAERQRAAEEKKRLEEEQRRATVERQRAEEEHRRRVEEEQKRLAEEKRHAAEEQKRLTEEKRRAEEEQQRIAEERRKAQEAQKRVEEEQKRVAEEKRHAAEEQKRLTEEKRRAEEEQKRIAEERRHAEEERKKADEARGRAEAERRRVEEARERQRAEQALQSAIAEEEAQLGRQRQQLLSQAFNEYVAQIQDKVQRQWLRPQGASKGLSCKVRVRQIPGGEVVEVRVVQSSGNTAFDQSVERAVLKASPLPRPRDASLFAQEIEFSFEPEK encoded by the coding sequence ATGGCCAGGGGCGTCTTCGACAGCATCCGGTCGGGGCTCCTGGCGGTTCTGGTCCACCTCGCCTTCCTCGCGCTGCTGCTCTTCAGCCTCGACTGGACCCCCAAGATCACCGGCGGCAGCCCCCAGCCCGAGGTGGTGCAGGCCGTCGCGGTGGACGAGCAGAAGGTCCGCAAGGAGCTCCAGCAGCTGCAGAGCCAGGACCAGCGCAAGCGCCAGGCCGAGGAGGAGCGCAAGCGCCGCCTGGAGGAACAGGCGGCTCGAGCCCGGGAACAGCGCGAGGCGGAGGAAGAGCGCACCGAGACCGCCCGGCGCGAGGCCGAGGCGGAGAAGGCCCGCCGGCAGGCCGAGGCCGAGCGGCTGGAAAGGCTCCGGGAGGAGCAGCAGCAGGTCGAGGCGGAGCGCCGGACCGGAGAGGAGCGGCTCTCGCGTATCGCGGCCGAGCAGAAGGCGGCAGAGGAGCGCAAGCGCACGGCCGAGGAGGACCAGCGCCGGGCGGAGGAACAGCGCCGGCAGGCCGAGGCCGAGCACCGCCGGGCGGAGGAGCAGCGCTTGCACGCCGAGGCCGAGCGCCAGCGCGCCGCCGAGGAGAAGAAGCGGCTGGAGGAGGAGCAGCGCCGCGCGACCGTGGAGCGCCAGCGCGCCGAGGAGGAGCACCGGCGCCGCGTCGAGGAGGAGCAGAAGCGGCTCGCGGAAGAGAAGCGCCACGCGGCCGAGGAGCAGAAGCGCCTCACGGAGGAGAAGCGCCGCGCCGAGGAGGAGCAGCAGCGCATCGCCGAAGAGCGGCGCAAGGCCCAGGAGGCACAGAAGCGGGTCGAGGAGGAGCAGAAGCGGGTCGCGGAAGAGAAGCGCCACGCCGCCGAGGAACAGAAGCGCCTCACGGAGGAGAAGCGCCGCGCCGAGGAGGAGCAGAAACGCATCGCCGAAGAGCGGCGCCACGCCGAAGAGGAGAGGAAGAAGGCGGACGAGGCGCGCGGCCGGGCCGAAGCCGAGCGGCGCAGGGTGGAAGAGGCCCGGGAGCGCCAGAGGGCGGAGCAGGCGCTCCAGAGCGCGATCGCCGAGGAGGAGGCCCAGCTCGGCCGCCAGCGCCAGCAGCTCCTCTCCCAGGCCTTCAACGAGTACGTCGCCCAGATCCAGGACAAGGTCCAGCGCCAGTGGCTACGGCCCCAGGGCGCGTCGAAGGGCCTCAGCTGCAAGGTGCGGGTGCGCCAGATCCCCGGCGGCGAGGTGGTCGAGGTGCGGGTCGTGCAGAGCAGCGGGAACACGGCCTTCGATCAGTCGGTCGAAAGGGCTGTGCTGAAGGCTTCGCCCCTGCCGCGGCCGCGGGACGCCTCGTTGTTCGCCCAGGAGATCGAGTTCAGCTTCGAGCCGGAGAAATGA
- the tolR gene encoding protein TolR produces the protein MQRYRRRRPMSDINVVPYIDVMLVLLVIFMVTAPLLSQGVKVDLPQAAAAPIERQSEEPLIVTVDSQGRTFVNYGEGQDQPIDRDTLVNRVGALLRHKPGLPVLVKGDRDAAYGTVVRAMALLQQAGAPTVGLMTEPAEPSSR, from the coding sequence ATCCAGCGCTACCGCCGGCGGCGTCCCATGTCGGACATCAACGTGGTGCCCTACATCGACGTCATGCTGGTGCTGCTCGTGATCTTCATGGTCACGGCGCCGCTCCTCAGCCAGGGGGTGAAGGTCGACCTTCCCCAGGCCGCCGCCGCGCCCATCGAGCGCCAGAGCGAGGAGCCCCTCATCGTCACCGTCGACTCCCAGGGCCGGACCTTCGTCAATTACGGCGAGGGCCAGGACCAGCCCATCGACCGGGACACGCTGGTGAACCGCGTAGGCGCGCTGCTGCGCCACAAGCCGGGGCTTCCGGTGCTCGTCAAAGGCGACCGCGACGCCGCCTACGGGACGGTGGTGCGGGCGATGGCCCTCCTGCAACAGGCGGGCGCCCCGACGGTCGGCCTGATGACGGAGCCGGCCGAGCCGTCGAGCCGGTGA
- the tolQ gene encoding protein TolQ, which yields MTTDLSLVTLVANASVLVQIVLGILLTASLASWTMIFRKRGQLGAARRAADDFEDRFWSGKDLLSLYNKITSRRQSPAGMERIFEAGFKEFARLRKQTNIEPAAVLDGTQRAMRVALSREIDTLETHLSFLATVGSTSPYVGLFGTVWGIMNSFRALGNVQQATLAMVAPGIAEALIATAVGLFAAIPAVIAYNRYSNDVERLVNRYGTFLEEFSTILQRQVHG from the coding sequence TTGACCACCGATCTCTCCCTCGTCACCCTGGTCGCGAACGCGAGCGTCCTCGTCCAGATCGTCCTGGGCATCCTGCTCACGGCCTCGCTGGCCTCCTGGACCATGATCTTCCGCAAGCGCGGCCAGCTCGGCGCGGCCCGGCGCGCGGCGGACGACTTCGAGGACCGCTTCTGGTCCGGAAAGGACCTGCTCTCGCTCTACAACAAGATCACCTCGCGCCGCCAGAGCCCGGCGGGGATGGAGCGGATCTTCGAGGCCGGCTTCAAGGAGTTCGCCCGGCTGCGCAAGCAGACCAACATCGAGCCGGCGGCGGTCCTGGACGGCACCCAGCGCGCGATGCGGGTCGCCCTGTCGCGGGAGATCGACACCCTCGAGACCCACCTCTCCTTCCTCGCGACCGTCGGCTCCACGAGCCCGTACGTGGGCCTCTTCGGCACCGTGTGGGGCATCATGAATTCGTTCCGCGCCCTCGGGAACGTCCAGCAGGCGACCCTGGCGATGGTGGCGCCCGGCATCGCCGAGGCCCTGATCGCGACCGCCGTGGGCCTGTTCGCCGCCATTCCCGCCGTGATCGCATACAACCGCTACTCCAACGACGTGGAGCGGCTGGTGAACCGCTACGGCACGTTCCTGGAGGAGTTCTCCACCATCCTCCAGCGTCAGGTTCACGGCTGA
- the ybgC gene encoding tol-pal system-associated acyl-CoA thioesterase — protein MAAESPAEDRDAPGFTWPVRVYYEDTDAGGVVYHSNYLKYMERARTEWLRALGFELDVLHSEQSVLFAVVEAHLEFLRPARLNDRLTVGVKLVRLGPASLELAQTVSRDPDTLLCRGEVRVACLDAVRFRPRPMPDALLRGLRV, from the coding sequence ATGGCGGCTGAATCACCTGCGGAAGACCGGGACGCGCCCGGGTTCACCTGGCCGGTGCGGGTCTACTACGAGGACACCGACGCCGGCGGGGTGGTCTACCACTCGAACTATCTCAAGTACATGGAGCGCGCGCGCACTGAGTGGCTGCGCGCCCTCGGCTTCGAGCTGGACGTGCTCCACTCCGAGCAGAGCGTGCTGTTCGCGGTCGTGGAGGCGCACCTGGAGTTCCTGCGGCCGGCGCGGCTCAACGACCGGCTCACGGTCGGTGTTAAACTAGTGCGCCTGGGACCGGCCAGCCTCGAGCTGGCCCAGACGGTATCTCGCGACCCGGACACGCTCCTCTGCCGCGGTGAGGTGCGGGTGGCTTGTCTGGACGCGGTGAGATTCCGCCCCCGCCCGATGCCGGACGCCCTGCTGCGAGGTCTGCGCGTTTGA
- the ruvB gene encoding Holliday junction branch migration DNA helicase RuvB translates to MPPSTGRLVGPAATRQDEVLDRAVRPLRLQDFVGQPAVREQLAIFIEAARRRGEALDHLLVFGPPGLGKTTLAHIVAREMGVGLRQTSGPVLERPGDVAALLTGLEPRDVLFIDEIHRLSPVVEEVLYPAMEDFQLDILIGEGPAARSIKLDLPPFTLVGATTRAGLLTSPLRDRFGIVQRLEFYDERELQAVLERSARILGVALATDGAAELARRARGTPRIANRLLRRVRDYAEVRADGTITGPVAAQALELLEVDRRGLDGMDRRLLLAILEKFQGGPVGVDSLAAAIGEERGTIEDVIEPYLIQQGFLMRTPRGRMATANAWLYFGLTPPASEARQTLDLFERGARSSDEDGG, encoded by the coding sequence GTGCCCCCCTCCACCGGCAGACTCGTCGGGCCCGCGGCCACCCGCCAGGACGAGGTGCTGGACCGCGCCGTGCGGCCGCTGCGCCTGCAGGACTTTGTCGGTCAGCCGGCGGTCCGGGAGCAACTCGCCATCTTCATCGAGGCGGCGCGCCGGCGCGGCGAGGCCCTGGACCACCTGCTGGTGTTCGGCCCGCCGGGCCTCGGCAAGACCACCCTCGCCCACATCGTGGCCCGGGAGATGGGCGTGGGGCTGCGCCAGACCTCCGGCCCGGTGCTGGAGCGCCCGGGCGACGTGGCCGCGCTGCTCACCGGCCTCGAGCCCCGGGACGTGCTCTTCATCGACGAGATCCACCGCCTGAGCCCCGTGGTCGAGGAGGTCCTCTACCCGGCGATGGAGGACTTCCAGCTCGACATCCTGATCGGGGAGGGCCCGGCGGCCCGCTCCATCAAGCTCGACCTCCCCCCGTTCACCCTGGTCGGGGCCACCACCCGGGCGGGGCTCCTCACCTCGCCCCTGCGGGATCGCTTCGGGATCGTCCAGCGCCTGGAGTTCTACGACGAGCGCGAGCTGCAGGCCGTACTGGAGCGCTCGGCGCGGATCCTGGGCGTCGCCCTCGCCACGGACGGCGCCGCCGAGCTCGCCCGGCGGGCCCGGGGCACCCCGCGCATCGCCAACCGGCTGCTGCGCCGGGTGCGGGACTACGCCGAGGTGCGGGCCGACGGCACCATCACAGGGCCGGTCGCCGCCCAGGCCCTGGAGCTGCTCGAGGTCGACCGCCGGGGCCTCGACGGCATGGACCGCAGGCTGCTGCTTGCGATCCTGGAGAAGTTCCAGGGCGGTCCGGTCGGCGTCGACAGCCTCGCCGCGGCCATCGGCGAGGAGCGCGGGACCATCGAGGACGTCATCGAGCCCTACCTCATCCAGCAGGGCTTCCTGATGCGCACACCGCGCGGGCGGATGGCCACCGCGAACGCCTGGCTCTACTTCGGGCTCACCCCTCCCGCGAGCGAGGCGCGCCAGACGCTGGACCTTTTCGAGCGTGGGGCCCGGAGCAGCGACGAGGATGGCGGCTGA